One window from the genome of Bufo bufo chromosome 4, aBufBuf1.1, whole genome shotgun sequence encodes:
- the LOC120999663 gene encoding zinc finger protein 260-like — protein MEEWEYLEEHKDLYKDVMMENHQSLTSPDGSSQRNPPERCPSPQYSQDCPEEKPNIPLDHQESSGETTSGLEKPISVSLKVEDEMSDSYGHLHLSSHHEAEDTNTTQDDSITPNVPSVLHSRDLYPYTAGHKNPSSKQLLIGKKRTKQKYGKKNSSEKRFKKKSNLFLHQSNCRDNGSFSCFTCGKSFSMKSILVRHQRTHTGENPYSCPECGKGFNNQSSFILHQRTHTGEKPYSCPECVKCFSQKSHLVRHQRTHTGEKSFSCLDCGKCFSWKSNLVAHQRTHTRENPYSCLECGKGFINQSTFIRHQRTHTGEKPYSCPECGKSFSLKTCLVRHQRTHTGVKPFSCLECGKCFSVKSTLVAHQRTHTGEKLYSCPECGKGFNRKYNFSKHQRSHTGEKPFSCVECEKCFSSKSTLVAHQRTHTGAKLYSCPECGKGFNSQYSVSKHQRSHTGQKPFSCLECEKCFSSKSNLVAHQRTHTVDKLYSCPECGKGFNRKYNFTNHQRTHTGEKQFVCPECGKCFHEKSWLIQHQRIHTGEKPFSCSECGKCFGQKSNLVRHQRTHKGVKSFSCSEFEKPFSQKSHVVKHERLHLEEKLFSCSECGKCFSQKSHLVRHQRTHTGEKPFMCSECGKYFGVKSMLIKHVISHTGEKPCSSLECVKPLSQKSHVEGHERLYLEEKPF, from the exons GAAAGTTCTGGTGAAACAACGAGTGGACTTGAAAAACCCATCTCAGTGTCTTTGAAAG TCGAAGACGAGATGAGCGACTCCTATGGACATCTCCATTTATCTTCCCATCATGAAGCAGAAGATACCAATACCACACAAGATGATTCAATAACTCCTAATGTACCCTCGGTCCTTCACAGCAGAGATCTATATCCTTATACCGCTGGTCACAAGAATCCTTCATCTAAGCAATTACTGATTGGTAAAAAAAGAACTAAACAgaaatatgggaaaaaaaattctagtgAGAAACGTTTTAAAAAGAAATCTAATCTTTTTTTGCATCAGAGCAATTGCAGAGATAACGGGTCATTTTCATGCTTCacatgtggaaaatcttttagcatgaaatccattctagttagacatcagagaactcacacaggggagaatccatattcatgtcctgaatgtgggaaaggcTTTAATAATCAATCAAGTTTTATTctgcatcagagaactcacacaggggagaagccatattcatgcccAGAATGTGTAAAGTGCTTTAgtcagaaatcacatcttgttagacatcagagaactcatacAGGGGAGAAGTCATTTTCATGTCTGGACTGTGGAAAGTGCTTTAGttggaaatcaaatcttgttgcccatcagagaactcacacaaggGAGAATCCATATTCATGTCTTGAATGTGGGAAAGGTTTTATCAATCAATCAACTTTTATtcgacatcagagaactcacacaggggagaagccatattcatgcccagaatgtgggaaatcttttagTCTGAAAACgtgtcttgttagacatcagagaactcatacaggggtgaagccattttcatgtcttgaATGTGGAAAGTGCTTTAGTGTAAAATCAACTCTTGTTgcccatcagagaactcacacaggagagaagctgtattcatgtcctgaatgtgggaaaggcTTTAAcaggaaatataatttttctaaGCATCAGAGatctcatacaggagagaagccattttcatgtgttGAATgcgaaaaatgctttagttcgaaATCAACTCTTGTTgcccatcagagaactcacacaggagcgaAGCtgtattcatgtcctgaatgtgggaaaggcTTTAACAGTCAATACAGTGTTTCTAAGCATCAGAGATCTCATACAGgacagaagccattttcatgtcttgaatgcgaaaaatgctttagttccaaatcaaatcttgttgcccatcagagaactcacacagtagATAAACtgtattcatgtcctgaatgtgggaaaggcTTTAACAGGAAATATAATTTTACTAACcatcaaagaactcacacaggagagaagcaatTTGTGTGTcccgaatgtgggaagtgttttcatGAGAAGTCATGGCTCATAcaacatcaaagaattcacacaggggagaagccattttcttgttcagaatgtgggaaatgttttggtcagaaatcaaatcttgttagacatcagagaactcacaaagGGGTGAaatcattttcatgttcagaatttgAGAAGCCCTTTAGCCAAAAATCACATGTTGTGAAACATGAAAGACTCCACTTAGAGGAGAAgttattttcatgttcagaatgtggaaaatgttttagtcagaaatcacatcttgttcgacatcagagaactcacacaggggagaagccatttatgTGTTCTGAATGTGGTAAGTATTTTGGTGTGAAATCAATGCTTATAAAACATGTaataagtcacacaggagagaagccatgttCATCTTTAGAATGTGTGAAACCTTTGAGCCAGAAATCACATGTTGAGGGACATGAAAGACTTTACTTAGAGGAGAAGCCATTttaa